From Anopheles darlingi chromosome 2, idAnoDarlMG_H_01, whole genome shotgun sequence, the proteins below share one genomic window:
- the LOC125950886 gene encoding FMRFamide receptor produces MNVTTTVDYEVQLLLAVNGSAEAIGALPGGGAFGGLLYDNLTKQQLELEEPTANDSLLAVAVSCYDDYPPNELLVEFEFWISGVVMNIVALIGILGNIFSMVILSRPQMRSSINYLLIGLARCDTVLILTSVLIFGLCAIYPHTGYLYYYHYQIFPKISLVVYPLAMIAQTASVYLTLTVTLERYVAVCHPLRARALCTYGRARLYVVGILIFSILYNLPRFWEVTLISSKHPDTGLTIYCVKASDMRTDATYIKIYIHWLYMIFVYFLPFSLISFFNLMIYRQVRRANKERQRLSRSEKREIGLATMLICVVIVFLLCNLPAMMINIVEAFYNVIIEYMVKVSNLLVTINSSVNFFIYVIFGEKFKRIFLLLFCKPRGRQTADDGLIHDDSSFSNGDASNRNSGRFQRVGTTRSTSTKLSNCSMRTIRTTVRSTRAPSPGPIVYYPARETLPRLAQPPAITRSSSMFPDWNRENGTNGIMMASSGF; encoded by the coding sequence ATGAACGTTACCACCACGGTCGACTATGAGGTACAGCTTCTGCTCGCCGTCAATGGTAGCGCCGAAGCGATCGGGGCGCTCCCTGGCGGTGGCGCTTTCGGTGGCCTGCTCTACGATAATCTCacaaagcagcagctggagctggaggaaccGACGGCGAACGACAgtctgctggcggtggcggtgtcctGCTACGACGACTACCCACCgaacgagctgctggtggagttCGAGTTCTGGATCAGTGGCGTCGTGATGAACATCGTCGCCCTGATCGGCATCCTCGGTAATATCTTCTCGATGGTGATCCTGTCCCGGCCGCAGATGCGTTCCAGCATCAACTACCTGCTGATCGGGCTAGCCCGCTGTGATACCGTGCTCATCCTTACCTCGGTGCTGATCTTTGGCCTGTGTGCGATCTATCCGCATACGGGCTACctctactactaccactatcAGATCTTTCCCAAGATCTCGCTCGTCGTCTATCCGCTCGCGATGATCGCCCAGACGGCCAGCGTCTACCTGACGCTCACCGTCACGCTCGAGCGGTACGTGGCCGTCTGTCATCCGCTGCGGGCCCGGGCCCTCTGTACGTACGGTCGTGCCCGGCTGTACGTCGTCGGTATACTGATCTTCTCGATCCTGTACAATCTGCCCCGGTTCTGGGAGGTGACGCTGATCTCGTCCAAACATCCGGACACCGGACTGACGATCTACTGCGTCAAGGCGTCCGATATGCGCACCGATGCGACCTACATCAAGATCTACATCCACTGGCTGTACATGATCTTCGTCTACTTTCTGCCGTTCAGTCTGATCTCCTTCTTCAACCTCATGATCTACCGGCAGGTGCGGCGGGCGAACAAGGAGCGGCAACGGTTGTCGCGCTCGGAGAAGCGCGAGATCGGCCTCGCGACCATGCTGATCTGCGTCGTGATCGTCTTTCTGCTCTGCAATCTGCCCGCCATGATGATCAACATCGTGGAGGCGTTCTACAACGTGATCATCGAGTATATGGTGAAGGTGTCGAACCTGCTCGTCACCATCAACTCGAGCGTCAACTTCTTCATCTACGTCATCTTCGGCGAGAAGTTCAAGCGGAtatttcttctcctcttttgtAAACCGCGCGGCCGCCAGACAGCCGACGATGGGCTGATCCACGACGATAGCTCCTTCTCGAACGGCGATGCCAGCAACCGAAACTCGGGCCGGTTTCAACGGGTCGGCACGACGCGGAGTACCTCGACGAAGCTGAGTAACTGTAGTATGCGCACGATCCGGACGACGGTGCGCAGTACCCGGGCACCTTCGCCCGGTCCGATCGTTTACTATCCGGCACGGGAAACGTTACCGCGGCTCGCGCAACCACCGGCGATCACCCGCAGCAGTTCGATGTTTCCGGACTGGAACCGGGAGAACGGTACCAACGGGATCATGATGGCGTCGTCGGGCTTCTAG
- the LOC125950887 gene encoding cytochrome P450 4d2-like, with protein MILTALLVGTFVFLVVSHLIERRKLKKMAKHFPGSKPLPIVGNLLEFAFLDIPGVFEKVVELHQNYGKDIIMWSLFNWTVILMTSPKNVEKVLLAKKTQKSLIYEFIEPWLGRGLLISSGEKWFQRRKIITPTFHFKILEQFIRSFNTESDTMVKLLRKHVNGKEFDIYDYVTLMALDSICETSMGTTVDAQHNPNNQYVQNVKRMAVLVLLRTISLLGPYATLYNVLHPNAWEQRRVIKQLHNFTDSVIRSRRQQLANTKAENINFDLNEENLYSKRKLTFLDLLLNVNVDGKPLSDLDIREEVDTFMFEGHDTTTSGISFTIYELARNPDIQERVYEEIVSVLGPDHKTAELTYQNLQEFKYLDLVVKESLRMYPPVGIIGRALVEDLEMNGTIVPAGQNILVPIYVIHRNPEIYPNPNKFDPSRFSEEAESKRGPFDYLPFSIGARNCIGQRYALMEMKVSLIKLIANYRILPGESLKKLRIKTDLVLRPDIGIPVKIVQRD; from the exons ATGATCCTGACCGCGCTACTCGTGGGAACGTTCGTGTTCCTGGTCGTCAGCCATCTCATCGAACGGCGAAAATTAAAGAAGATGGCTAAACACTTCCCAGGCTCGAAACCGTTGCCCATCGTGGGAAATTTGCTGGAGTTTGCCTTCCTGGACATCCCTG GTGTCTTCGAGAAGGTGGTCGAGCTGCACCAGAACTATGGCAAAGATATCATAATGTGGTCACTATTCAACTGGACCGTCATCTTGATGACGAGCCCCAAGAACGTGGAGAAGGTACTGCTGGcgaaaaagacacaaaaatcGTTGATATACGAGTTCATCGAGCCATGGCTAGGCAGAGGTTTGCTAATTTCAAGCGGTGAGAAGTGGTTCCAGCGGCGCAAGATCATCACCCCGACCTTCCACTTCAAGATCCTGGAACAATTCATCCGATCGTTTAACACGGAATCGGATACCATGGTGAAGCTGCTCCGGAAGCACGTCAATGGAAAGGAGTTCGACATCTACGACTACGTGACACTGATGGCGTTGGATAGTATCTGCGAGACATCGATGGGTACAACGGTCGATGCACAACACAATCCTAACAATCAGTACGTCCAGAACGTTAAAAG GATGGCCGTTCTGGTATTGCTTCGTACGATCAGCCTTCTTGGACCGTACGCAACGCTGTACAACGTGTTGCATCCGAATGCTTGGGAGCAGCGGCGCGTTATAAAGCAGCTACACAACTTCACCGATTCCGTTATTCGCAGCCGTAGACAGCAGCTGGCTAACACCAAGGCGGAAAACATTAACTTCGATCTGAACGAGGAGAATCTGTACTCGAAGCGGAAGCTCACCTTCCTCGATCTGTTACTCAACGTGAACGTCGATGGAAAGCCGTTGAGCGATCTCGATATTCGCGAAGAAGTTGATACCTTCATGTTTGAGGGCCACGATACGACCACCAGTGGCATCTCGTTCACGATCTATGAGCTGGCACGCAATCCGGATATACAGGAGCGTGTATACGAGGAGATCGTTTCCGTTCTCGGGCCGGACCACAAGACGGCAGAGCTGACCTACCAAAACTTGCAGGAGTTCAAGTATCTCGATCTAGTGGTGAAGGAGAGCCTCCGGATGTATCCACCCGTGGGTATCATTGGTCGTGCTTTGGTAGAGGACTTGGAGATGA ATGGAACCATTGTGCCGGCCGGGCAGAACATTCTCGTTCCAATCTACGTGATCCATCGCAATCCCGAGATCTACCCGAATCCGAATAAGTTCGATCCGTCCCGTTTCTCCGAGGAAGCCGAATCGAAACGGGGACCCTTCGACTATCTGCCGTTCAGTATAGGCGCCAGGAATTGCATCGGTCAGCGGTACGCGCTGATGGAGATGAAGGTCTCCCTGATCAAGCTAATCGCCAATTATCGCATTCTGCCAGGGGAATCGTTGAAAAAGCTGCGTATCAAAACCGATCTCGTGCTGCGTCCTGACATTGGCATTCCGGTGAAGATTGTTCAGAGGGATTAG